The sequence below is a genomic window from Plasmodium gaboni strain SY75 chromosome 7, whole genome shotgun sequence.
GTATGATTATGTTCTTTATTGTATATTCCTTATTTGGAAATAAGAAGGGAAATTCAAAAGTAAGATAAATcgatatattaaaaagatGAATTTATAGGACAATATATTCCGCCTACAATTATAAGGCattacacatatatatatatatatatatatatatgtatgttcatttattttgtttatatatttatatttattttttttattaccTTTTTAGGAACGACACCGAAGTTTTAATTTGCAATTTTTTGCTATATCCATGTTAGACGCCTGTTCAGTCATTTTGGCCTTCATAGGTCTTACAAGAACTACTGGAAATATCCAATCATTTGTTCTTCAATTAAGTATTCCTATTAATATGTTCTTCTgctttttaatattaagATATAGGTAAGTATATCATTTtaaattacaaaaaaaaaaaaaaaaaaaaaaaaaaaaaggatatatctaatatatatatatttatatttatttattccCTTTTAGATATCACTTATACAACTATCTTGGAGCAGTTATTATTGTTGTAACAATAGCTCTTGTAGAAATGAAATTATCTTTTGAAACACAAGAAGAAAATTCTATCATATTTAATCTTGTCTTAATTAGTGCCTTAATTGtaagataaaatatataaataaataattatatatatatatatatattgtaatatttaaaaaatatgaacatttaaattatgtcttaattatatttatttatattcatcttttttttttttttttttttttttttagcCTGTATGTTTTTCAAACATGACAAGGGAAATAgttttcaaaaaatataagatTGATATTTTAAGATTAAACGTAAGCAGGAcgatataataatattaatatatatatatatatatatatttcctttttttgccacatttatttattcgTATAACtcattaaatttatttttattattattattatttttattttttataggCTATGGTATCATTTTTCCAATTATTCACTTCCTGTCTTATATTACCTGTATACACCCTTCCATTTTTAAAACAACGTAAGAATAAATTAtgaaacaaataataaaataaaatatgcccatatatatatatatatatatatatatatatatatgtatttataatttttcctttttagTTCATTTACcatataatgaaatatggacaaatataaaaaatggTTTCGCATGCTTATTCTTTGGAAGAAACACAGTCGTAGAGGTAAAGCACGATTTgctatatatattaaaaattactacttatcattttattaaaaaatgtattttttaattttcaatttattttattttattatttttttttttttttgttttctcTTCAGAATTGTGGTCTTGGTATGGCCAAGTTATGTGATGATTGTGATGGAGCATGGGTAAGAAGATTATAAAGATTGCGCAAAATTATAAAAGgcatttatatatattttagaaataataattaaaaaaaacaatattatatatatatatatatatattatatgtatatattatttgttttatttattatttattttttttttttttttagaaaaCCTTCGCTTTGTTTTCCttctttaatatttgtGATAATTTAATAACCAGCTATGTAAGAATAAAAAGGATTAAAAACGTGGATACATACAAgacaaaataatatgtgaatgtttaaatgaatttttatgatatatatatatatatatatatatatataatttttaattttgtatCCTTTTTATAGATTATTGACAAATTTTCTACCATGACTTATACTATTGTTAGTTGTATACAAGGTCCAGCAATAGCAATTGCTTATTACTTTAAATTCTTAGCCGtaagaattaaaaatatatgaatataaatatatattatatattatatatgttttttatgtacatatgtattatttttttttttatttcaataTACTTTTAAATGTTTATGCTTGTATCACATTccatattttataataattgtgtgcatttatttatgtaatttttactttttaattttatagGGTGATGTTGTAAGAGAACCAAGATTATTAGATTTTGTAACTTTGGTAAGTGAAATTAAAAAgtgaattttttttttttttttttttttttttctgaacaaaataatatgtacAATGTGTGTGGAATATCAAATGGCTTGTTCgttaatatatttttatatattttttttttttttttttttttttttttacagTTTGGCTACCTATTTGGTTCTATAATATACCGTGTAGGAAATATTATCTTAGAAAGTAATACAAAAAttagataaaaaaatataataatataaataaatatattgttcacatatgttttttatacataatatatatatatatatatatatatatatatttttatattttgatttatcataatttttttttttattttgtttataataggaaaaaaaatgagaaatgaagaaaatgaagaagattCCGAAGGAGAATTAACCAACGTAGATTCAATTATTAcacaataaaaataagtcttttattttttaatattttttttatttttcatgtttttttctttatttttttttttttttttttcctttttttttttttaataattcattttcataatttttatatttgttatcGCATTACACTTTTTAAGCGAACAATGTTGAAGGTATAGAGATctctttattattattaacatgtaaatattttatgaaattTTGTACTTTTTtagtatttatattttatacacataaatatgtatatatatatatatatatatattatttattcatatttgaaaaaagaacaaagaattaaaaaaaggGAAAAAGAGAAAGGttaaaagtatatatatatttatttatatatattattatatatgtttataatttatatatatttgtcataaaaagaaatataattatatatatatacatttttaaattataaacTATTGCTATTgttaaattttatttttaaattcattAAAAATCAGATTACCAAAGATTGTTTTATTCTTCAATCATGATAGTAGAAATGAGAAGaagcaaaaaaaaagaaaaaaaaaagttcATATTGTCTAAGGAGCAAACAATTTTGTCCAATTGacaaatatgtatatatatatatatatttatatatttgtattttcctttttttttttttccttttgttgttttgataaataaaaaaaaaataaaatatataaaaattatctctaatattcataaagatatattttatttttttattatttttattttatcaagtttgtaaattattatttcattagatgaaataa
It includes:
- a CDS encoding chloroquine resistance transporter, with protein sequence MKFASKKNNQKNSKNDERYRELDNLVQEGNGSQLGAGSCLGKCAHVFKLIFKEIKDNIFIYLLSIIYLSVCVMNKIFAKRTLNKIGNYSFVTSETHNFICMIMFFIVYSLFGNKKGNSKERHRSFNLQFFAISMLDACSVILAFIGLTRTTGNIQSFVLQLSIPINMFFCFLILRYRYHLYNYLGAVIIVVTIALVEMKLSFETQEENSIIFNLVLISALIPVCFSNMTREIVFKKYKIDILRLNAMVSFFQLFTSCLILPVYTLPFLKQLHLPYNEIWTNIKNGFACLFFGRNTVVENCGLGMAKLCDDCDGAWKTFALFSFFNICDNLITSYIIDKFSTMTYTIVSCIQGPAIAIAYYFKFLAGDVVREPRLLDFVTLFGYLFGSIIYRVGNIILERKKMRNEENEEDSEGELTNVDSIITQ